In Vigna angularis cultivar LongXiaoDou No.4 chromosome 8, ASM1680809v1, whole genome shotgun sequence, one DNA window encodes the following:
- the LOC108319434 gene encoding fanconi-associated nuclease 1 homolog isoform X1 translates to MNDNKDGENGGRFKGMVIFPSPSFVQRAVVTLEMVLTGRESLIRLIGRRRRFLPNRRSILSDPIPDPNPNPNLSPNPVVEQPPQQPDQSGDVQCPVCGRNLPSDDHNRINSHLDVCLSQSQPKPATKRKLSQRTLLELNFSPSNSKPKLQSLSHESNSASFLPLPNNGCEEEENCDKQEPPEKHETGVNSTLVATSSSSSPSLPLNSGVPDDSKPVDVLGATLETFIVGRRHADNPDEICAGTAISLLRDPQNVKDPNAVKVVSGDSACCKSLGFLPRHLAQYLSPLIDNYGLGFQGHVTSVPKHSLEIVPIQVTCHKTANGESKYADETFICLWKNVQHVVKFERRNPPSTVKYQLNFFLMLQEALRNNIHLLTEDEKTYMDSFTLLSNESQRLFIRLYTRKGPWFRMSSISYSEIVDTQKAVKELADKEYIHFIEDANQLCMSDVKDILNVLNVSELREIWSISLKKGGGHGLKKQHLISSIISSDAGVPWSQLSTMILERSSSCIRISSKSESLMWRTERLFFLNGEHDLSSFLLVDMGKIKYPAYNCIISEPIFSNRRNLLSYEEAIEVAQIMDEALDTNKIEVVLRCIKLAESRVSTDFSDRYSTSESVSSIQHLFTASWVYSKVVTVGISFLEQERRYTDAINLLRWLLNVFPSDLRRGYWTLRLSIDLEHLGFIDESLQVSENGLLDPWVRAGSRMALQRRVLCLGKPPRRWKVPSYSRSALQKIPQVFVQGRPLNSDLGGKSRYYNEEGKQCGVEELALNYYARDGGGWQGVHAESGIWLTIFGLLMWDVIYADVPNVFYTRFQNAPLDFGTDGFYTSRKSVIESHLQQIRDGMAEEFLIKSWETHFGTACRGVNWDSHSLDELRAAVTCVGGTCLASLCQLLAQDYRSWSSGMPDLLLWRFHGEYSGEAKLVEVKGHNDRLSEQQRAWLLLLMECGFSVEVCKVKLL, encoded by the exons atgaatgacaATAAAGATGGTGAAAATGGCGGGAGATTTAAGGGTATGGTTATTTTTCCCTCTCCTTCCTTTGTGCAGCGTGCAGTAGTGACATTAGAAATGGTGCTCACAGGCAGAGAAAGCTTGATTCGATTAATTGGCAGACGGAGGCGCTTCCTCCCAAATCGCCGCTCTATCCTCTCCGATCCCATCCCTGATCCTAACCCTAACCCGAACCTCAGCCCGAATCCG GTTGTTGAACAACCGCCGCAGCAACCAGATCAAAGCGGCGACGTACAGTGCCCTGTTTGCGGCCGCAACCTTCCCAGTGATGATCACAACCGCATAAACTCTCATCTCG ATGTGTGTCTCTCTCAATCACAACCAAAACCGGCAACAAAACGAAAGCTTTCCCAACGCACCCTCCTTGAGTTAAACTTTTCCCCATCCAATTCCAAACCTAAACTCCAGAGTCTCTCTCACGAATCTAACAGTGCCTCCTTCCTTCCTCTTCCAAATAACGGCTGTGAAGAAGAGGAAAATTGCGATAAACAAGAACCGCCTGAAAAACACGAGACTGGAGTTAATTCTACACTTGTTGCCACTTCCTCATCTTCCTCGCCTTCCTTGCCCCTGAACAGTGGGGTGCCTGATGATTCTAAACCAGTTGATGTGCTTGGTGCCACGCTTGAAACTTTCATCGTTGGCCGGAGGCACGCTGATAATCCAGACGAAATATGTGCTGGAACCGCCATATCTCTTTTGAGGGACCCTCAAAATGTTAAGGACCCCAATGCCGTTAAG GTTGTTTCTGGGGATTCTGCATGCTGTAAGTCGTTAGGTTTTCTTCCCCGCCATCTAGCCCAGTACCTATCTCCTCTTATTGATAACTATGGCCTTGGATTTCAG GGGCATGTTACTTCTGTTCCAAAACATTCTCTCGAAATCGTGCCAATTCAGGTTACGTGTCACAAAACGGCAAATGGTGAAAGCAAGTACGCCGATGAGACATTTATATGCTTATGGAAAAATGTTCAACACGTTGTTAAATTTGAAAGAAGGAATCCTCCTTCAACTGTAAAGTATCAgctgaatttttttcttatgcTACAAGAAGCGTTAAGAAATAATATTCACCTTTTAACTGAAGATGAGAAAACCTATATGG ATTCATTCACTTTACTCTCAAATGAAAGTCAGAGGCTTTTTATCCGGCTATACACTAGAAAAg GACCTTGGTTTCGCATGTCTAGCATTTCATATTCTGAAATAGTGGATACTCAAAAGGCAGTGAAGGAACTTGCTG ATAAAGAatacatacattttattgaagaTGCGAATCAACTATGTATGAGTGATGTGAAAGATATCTTGAATGTCCTCAATGTTTCTGAATTGCGTGAAATTTGGAGCATTTCACTAAAAAAG GGTGGTGGTCATGGGTTGAAGAAGCAGCATCTGATTTCATCCATTATTTCTAGTGACGCTGGTGTACCTTG GTCACAATTATCAACTATGATTTTGGAAAGATCTAGTTCTTGTATTAGGATTTCATCAAAATCTGAGTCTCTTATGTGGCGTACTGAG agacttttctttttaaatggaGAACATGATCTGTCGTCCTTTCTACTTGTGGATATGGGAAAAATTAAGTATCCAGCTTACAACTGCATAATATCAGAACCAATTTTCTCAAATCGCAGGAATCTGCTCTCTTATGAAGAG GCTATTGAAGTGGCACAAATTATGGATGAAGCTCTTGATACAAACAAAATTGAAGTGGTATTAAGGTGCATAAAGCTAGCTGAATCCCGTGTATCTACTGATTTTTCTGACCGGTACTCAACTTCTGAATCAGTATCTTCAATTCAGCACTTATTTACAGCATCATGGGTATACTCCAAAGTGGTCACCGTGGGGATTTCTTTCCTTGAGCAGGAGCGCAG GTACACTGACGCAATTAATTTGCTCAGATGGCTGCTAAATGTTTTCCCTTCTGATTTAAGAAGAGGATATTGGACACTGAGGTTATCAATTGATTTGGAGCACCTGGGCTTCATTGATGAGAGTCTCCAAGTATCTGAAAACGGGTTGCTGGATCCATGGGTACGTGCTGGTTCAAGAATGGCACTGCAAAGGCGGGTTCTTTGTCTAGGTAAACCACCAAGGCGCTGGAAAGTTCCTAGTTATTCTAGGTCTGCACTGCAGAAGATCCCTCAG GTTTTTGTTCAAGGGAGACCATTGAATTCTGATTTGGGAGGAAAGAGTAGGTACTACAATGAAGAGGGGAAACAATGTGGAGTGGAAGAGCTTGCTTTGAATTACTATGCTAGGGATGGAGGTGGATGGCAAGGTGTTCACGCAGAGAGTGGGATATGGTTAACCATTTTTGGGCTACTTATGTGGGATGTCATATATGCTGATGTACCAAATGTCTTTTATACTAGATTTCAG AATGCTCCTTTAGATTTTGGTACTGATGGTTTTTATACTTCAAGAAAGAGTGTCATAGAATCCCATCTGCAGCAGATTCGTGATGGCATGGCCGAGGAGTTTCTTATTAAGTCATGGGAAACACATTTTGGAACAGCATGTAGAGGAGTTAATTGGGACTCCCATTCTTTGGATGAGCTTCGCGCTGCTGTTACTTGTGTTGGGGGCACTTGTTTGGCATCTCTCTGCCAACTTCTGGCTCAAGATTATCGGAGCTGGTCTAGTGGGATGCCTGATTTGCTGCTATGGCGTTTCCATGGAGAATACAGTGGTGAAGCCAAGCTTGTTGAAGTTAAAGGCCACAATGACCGACTCTCCGAGCAGCAGAGAGCATGGCTATTGCTGCTTATGGAATGTGGATTTTCGGTTGAGGTTTGTAAAGTGAAATTGTTGTAA
- the LOC108319434 gene encoding fanconi-associated nuclease 1 homolog isoform X5, with protein MNDNKDGENGGRFKGMVIFPSPSFVQRAVVTLEMVLTGRESLIRLIGRRRRFLPNRRSILSDPIPDPNPNPNLSPNPVVEQPPQQPDQSGDVQCPVCGRNLPSDDHNRINSHLDVCLSQSQPKPATKRKLSQRTLLELNFSPSNSKPKLQSLSHESNSASFLPLPNNGCEEEENCDKQEPPEKHETGVNSTLVATSSSSSPSLPLNSGVPDDSKPVDVLGATLETFIVGRRHADNPDEICAGTAISLLRDPQNVKDPNAVKVVSGDSACCKSLGFLPRHLAQYLSPLIDNYGLGFQGHVTSVPKHSLEIVPIQVTCHKTANGESKYADETFICLWKNVQHVVKFERRNPPSTVKYQLNFFLMLQEALRNNIHLLTEDEKTYMDSFTLLSNESQRLFIRLYTRKGPWFRMSSISYSEIVDTQKAVKELADKEYIHFIEDANQLCMSDVKDILNVLNVSELREIWSISLKKGGGHGLKKQHLISSIISSDAGVPWSQLSTMILERSSSCIRISSKSESLMWRTERLFFLNGEHDLSSFLLVDMGKIKYPAYNCIISEPIFSNRRNLLSYEEAIEVAQIMDEALDTNKIEVVLRCIKLAESRVSTDFSDRYSTSESVSSIQHLFTASWVYSKVVTVGISFLEQERRYTDAINLLRWLLNVFPSDLRRGYWTLRLSIDLEHLGFIDESLQVSENGLLDPWVRAGSRMALQRRVLCLGKPPRRWKVPSYSRSALQKIPQVFVQGRPLNSDLGGKSRYYNEEGKQCGVEELALNYYARDGGGWQGVHAESGIWLTIFGLLMWDVIYADVPNVFYTRFQKECHRIPSAADS; from the exons atgaatgacaATAAAGATGGTGAAAATGGCGGGAGATTTAAGGGTATGGTTATTTTTCCCTCTCCTTCCTTTGTGCAGCGTGCAGTAGTGACATTAGAAATGGTGCTCACAGGCAGAGAAAGCTTGATTCGATTAATTGGCAGACGGAGGCGCTTCCTCCCAAATCGCCGCTCTATCCTCTCCGATCCCATCCCTGATCCTAACCCTAACCCGAACCTCAGCCCGAATCCG GTTGTTGAACAACCGCCGCAGCAACCAGATCAAAGCGGCGACGTACAGTGCCCTGTTTGCGGCCGCAACCTTCCCAGTGATGATCACAACCGCATAAACTCTCATCTCG ATGTGTGTCTCTCTCAATCACAACCAAAACCGGCAACAAAACGAAAGCTTTCCCAACGCACCCTCCTTGAGTTAAACTTTTCCCCATCCAATTCCAAACCTAAACTCCAGAGTCTCTCTCACGAATCTAACAGTGCCTCCTTCCTTCCTCTTCCAAATAACGGCTGTGAAGAAGAGGAAAATTGCGATAAACAAGAACCGCCTGAAAAACACGAGACTGGAGTTAATTCTACACTTGTTGCCACTTCCTCATCTTCCTCGCCTTCCTTGCCCCTGAACAGTGGGGTGCCTGATGATTCTAAACCAGTTGATGTGCTTGGTGCCACGCTTGAAACTTTCATCGTTGGCCGGAGGCACGCTGATAATCCAGACGAAATATGTGCTGGAACCGCCATATCTCTTTTGAGGGACCCTCAAAATGTTAAGGACCCCAATGCCGTTAAG GTTGTTTCTGGGGATTCTGCATGCTGTAAGTCGTTAGGTTTTCTTCCCCGCCATCTAGCCCAGTACCTATCTCCTCTTATTGATAACTATGGCCTTGGATTTCAG GGGCATGTTACTTCTGTTCCAAAACATTCTCTCGAAATCGTGCCAATTCAGGTTACGTGTCACAAAACGGCAAATGGTGAAAGCAAGTACGCCGATGAGACATTTATATGCTTATGGAAAAATGTTCAACACGTTGTTAAATTTGAAAGAAGGAATCCTCCTTCAACTGTAAAGTATCAgctgaatttttttcttatgcTACAAGAAGCGTTAAGAAATAATATTCACCTTTTAACTGAAGATGAGAAAACCTATATGG ATTCATTCACTTTACTCTCAAATGAAAGTCAGAGGCTTTTTATCCGGCTATACACTAGAAAAg GACCTTGGTTTCGCATGTCTAGCATTTCATATTCTGAAATAGTGGATACTCAAAAGGCAGTGAAGGAACTTGCTG ATAAAGAatacatacattttattgaagaTGCGAATCAACTATGTATGAGTGATGTGAAAGATATCTTGAATGTCCTCAATGTTTCTGAATTGCGTGAAATTTGGAGCATTTCACTAAAAAAG GGTGGTGGTCATGGGTTGAAGAAGCAGCATCTGATTTCATCCATTATTTCTAGTGACGCTGGTGTACCTTG GTCACAATTATCAACTATGATTTTGGAAAGATCTAGTTCTTGTATTAGGATTTCATCAAAATCTGAGTCTCTTATGTGGCGTACTGAG agacttttctttttaaatggaGAACATGATCTGTCGTCCTTTCTACTTGTGGATATGGGAAAAATTAAGTATCCAGCTTACAACTGCATAATATCAGAACCAATTTTCTCAAATCGCAGGAATCTGCTCTCTTATGAAGAG GCTATTGAAGTGGCACAAATTATGGATGAAGCTCTTGATACAAACAAAATTGAAGTGGTATTAAGGTGCATAAAGCTAGCTGAATCCCGTGTATCTACTGATTTTTCTGACCGGTACTCAACTTCTGAATCAGTATCTTCAATTCAGCACTTATTTACAGCATCATGGGTATACTCCAAAGTGGTCACCGTGGGGATTTCTTTCCTTGAGCAGGAGCGCAG GTACACTGACGCAATTAATTTGCTCAGATGGCTGCTAAATGTTTTCCCTTCTGATTTAAGAAGAGGATATTGGACACTGAGGTTATCAATTGATTTGGAGCACCTGGGCTTCATTGATGAGAGTCTCCAAGTATCTGAAAACGGGTTGCTGGATCCATGGGTACGTGCTGGTTCAAGAATGGCACTGCAAAGGCGGGTTCTTTGTCTAGGTAAACCACCAAGGCGCTGGAAAGTTCCTAGTTATTCTAGGTCTGCACTGCAGAAGATCCCTCAG GTTTTTGTTCAAGGGAGACCATTGAATTCTGATTTGGGAGGAAAGAGTAGGTACTACAATGAAGAGGGGAAACAATGTGGAGTGGAAGAGCTTGCTTTGAATTACTATGCTAGGGATGGAGGTGGATGGCAAGGTGTTCACGCAGAGAGTGGGATATGGTTAACCATTTTTGGGCTACTTATGTGGGATGTCATATATGCTGATGTACCAAATGTCTTTTATACTAGATTTCAG AAAGAGTGTCATAGAATCCCATCTGCAGCAGATTCGTGA